The proteins below are encoded in one region of Conger conger chromosome 17, fConCon1.1, whole genome shotgun sequence:
- the olig2 gene encoding oligodendrocyte transcription factor 2 has product MDSDTSRVSSRPSSPEVEDIFMSTVRKTGGFSGAVSSTQSDSPPELSADLRSLSSNDEDALTLKMLSKKDRKLLSETELQSMRLKINSRERKRMHDLNIAMDGLREVMPYAHGPSVRKLSKIATLLLARNYILMLSNSLEEMKRLVSEIYGGGHHGGFHPSACGTLSHTGPLPGHPAVSHASHPVHHPLLPPAVSTASLSAPGISAVTSVRPHHGLLKAPSATAGPLGSSFQHWGAGMPCPCSMCQVPPPHVPGMSAVSIPRLTADSK; this is encoded by the coding sequence ATGGACTCCGATACCAGTCGTGTGTCCAGCAGGCCGTCTTCACCAGAGGTGGAAGATATTTTTATGTCTACAGTTAGAAAGACAGGCGGCTTCTCTGGCGCTGTCTCCTCCACGCAAAGCGACTCTCCACCGGAGCTGAGCGCCGACCTGCGGAGTCTTTCCAGCAACGATGAGGACGCGCTCACGCTGAAAATGCTTTCAAAGAAGGACAGAAAGCTTCTATCAGAGACCGAACTTCAATCGATGAGGTTGAAGATCAACAGtcgggagaggaagaggatgcacGATCTTAACATCGCAATGGACGGGTTACGAGAAGTGATGCCCTACGCTCACGGTCCTTCGGTGCGCAAGCTCTCCAAAATTGCCACTCTCCTCCTGGCGAGAAACTATATTTTGATGCTCAGCAACTCTCTGGAAGAGATGAAGCGGCTGGTCAGTGAAATCTACGGAGGCGGTCACCACGGCGGGTTCCACCCATCAGCTTGTGGGACTCTGTCGCACACTGGTCCTTTGCCCGGCCACCCCGCCGTTTCCCACGCATCTCACCCGGTTCACCACCCGCTCCTACCGCCAGCAGTCTCGACCGCGTCTCTTTCTGCGCCCGGCATTTCGGCCGTCACCTCGGTCAGACCTCACCACGGACTGCTGAAAGCGCCCTCCGCGACCGCGGGTCCACTGGGCAGTAGTTTCCAGCACTGGGGCGCGGGGATGCCCTGTCCGTGCAGTATGTGCCAGGTGCCTCCCCCACACGTCCCCGGCATGAGCGCAGTCAGCATCCCCAGGCTCACCGCTGACTCCAAATAG
- the olig1 gene encoding oligodendrocyte transcription factor 1: protein MSSQIVPSVGDSSLLPPRQDPSRGELEGPGEEEGYEGYPQHGGGRGPLRPGGKPQRELSPTEQQELRRKINTRERRRMQDLNVAMDALREVMVPYSSPGAQSHAHAAPPGRRLSKISTLILARNYILLLSSSLQEMRRLLGEVSVGVGATVGATVGATPAPRLLLTGSWPFFTPSQLLLASDSLLAPSKCPLLPGPAEEPLLPPLHWGSTGAAPGGQLCSCGVCRLPRFSHSGPVPRFPK from the coding sequence ATGAGCAGCCAGATCGTACCAAGCGTCGGGGACTCCAGTCTCCTCCCCCCTCGACAGGACCCGAGCCGGGGGGAGCTGGAGGGgccaggggaggaggaggggtacGAGGGCTACCCCCAGCACGGGGGCGGCAGGGGGCCGCTGAGGCCCGGGGGGAAGCCCCAGCGGGAGCTGAGCCCCACGGAGCagcaggagctgaggaggaagaTCAACAcgcgggagaggaggaggatgcAGGACCTGAACGTGGCCATGGACGCGCTGCGGGAGGTGATGGTGCCGTACTCCTCCCCCGGAGCCCAGAGCCACGCCCACGCGGCCCCGCCCGGCCGCAGGCTCTCCAAGATCTCCACGCTCATCCTGGCGCGCAACTACATCCTGCTGCTGAGCTCGTCCCTGCAGGAGATGCGCAGACTGCTGGGGGAGGTGAGCGTGGGCGTGGGGGCCACAGTAGGGGCCACAGTGGGGGCCACGCCCGCCCCCAGGCTGCTGCTCACGGGGAGCTGGCCCTTCTTCACGCccagccagctcctcctggCCTCCGACTCCCTGCTCGCCCCCAGCAAGTGCCCCCTGCTGCCCGGCCCGGCCGAGGagcccctgctgccccccctcCACTGGGGCTCCACGGGGGCGGCCCCCGGAGGCCAGCTCTGCTCCTGCGGGGTCTGCAGGCTCCCCCGCTTCAGCCACAGCGGCCCTGTACCCCGCTTCCCCAAATAA